A portion of the Chromobacterium sp. IIBBL 290-4 genome contains these proteins:
- the rplU gene encoding 50S ribosomal protein L21, translated as MYAVIKTGGKQYKVAIGEKLKVEQIPADVDSQIVLEEVLMIADGEQVVVGAPLIAGAAVKATVVSHGRGEKIRIFKMRRRKHYQKHQGHRQNYTEIRIDAISK; from the coding sequence ATGTATGCGGTCATAAAAACCGGCGGCAAGCAATACAAAGTTGCCATCGGTGAAAAACTTAAAGTAGAACAGATACCTGCAGACGTCGACAGCCAGATCGTACTTGAAGAAGTGCTGATGATTGCTGACGGTGAACAGGTTGTTGTAGGCGCCCCGCTGATTGCCGGCGCCGCTGTGAAGGCCACCGTTGTTTCCCACGGTCGTGGCGAAAAGATCCGCATCTTCAAGATGCGTCGTCGTAAGCACTACCAGAAACATCAGGGTCATCGTCAGAACTACACCGAAATCCGCATCGACGCGATTTCGAAGTAA
- the ispB gene encoding octaprenyl diphosphate synthase yields MSTPLFRTLIAEDMQTVDRVIRTRLHSDVVLIRQVAEYIISAGGKRLRPVLTLLSGRALGYHGEHLHELAAMVECIHTATLLHDDVVDESDLRRGRKTANALFGNAASVLVGDFLYTRAFQMMVTTRNMDILEVMAEATNIIAEGEVLQLLNIGNTDVSEDEYLKVIQYKTAKLFEAAARVGALIAGAPAEQVQAMADYGMYLGTAFQIIDDVLDYSGDAEAIGKSLGDDLAEGKPTLPLIYTMRQGSPEASALVREALENASHDRFHDVLNAVQSCGALEYAKNEAVKMAEQAIASLQNIPESETRQALIELARLSVDRSA; encoded by the coding sequence GTGTCCACCCCGCTTTTCCGTACCCTGATCGCAGAAGACATGCAGACGGTAGATCGCGTGATCCGCACCCGCCTGCACTCCGACGTCGTCCTGATCCGCCAGGTGGCGGAATACATCATTAGCGCCGGCGGCAAACGTCTGCGCCCGGTTCTCACCCTATTGTCCGGCCGCGCGCTGGGCTATCACGGCGAACATCTGCATGAACTCGCCGCGATGGTGGAGTGCATCCACACCGCCACGCTGCTGCATGACGACGTGGTGGACGAATCCGACCTGCGCCGCGGCCGCAAAACCGCCAATGCCCTGTTCGGCAACGCCGCCAGCGTGCTGGTGGGCGACTTCCTCTACACCCGCGCCTTCCAGATGATGGTGACCACCCGCAATATGGACATCCTGGAAGTGATGGCCGAGGCCACCAACATCATCGCCGAAGGCGAGGTGCTGCAGCTCTTGAACATCGGCAATACTGATGTCAGCGAAGACGAATACCTCAAGGTCATCCAGTACAAAACCGCCAAGCTGTTTGAAGCCGCCGCCCGCGTGGGCGCGCTGATCGCCGGCGCGCCGGCCGAGCAAGTGCAAGCCATGGCCGATTACGGCATGTACCTGGGCACCGCCTTCCAGATCATCGACGACGTGCTGGATTACAGCGGCGACGCCGAAGCCATAGGCAAGAGCCTAGGCGACGACCTGGCCGAAGGCAAGCCGACCCTGCCCTTGATCTACACCATGCGCCAAGGCAGCCCGGAAGCCTCCGCCCTGGTGCGCGAAGCGCTGGAAAACGCCAGCCACGATCGTTTCCACGATGTGCTGAATGCGGTACAATCCTGCGGCGCGCTGGAATATGCCAAGAACGAAGCCGTAAAAATGGCCGAACAGGCCATCGCCTCCTTGCAGAACATTCCCGAATCGGAAACCCGCCAGGCCCTGATCGAGCTGGCCCGCCTGTCGGTGGACCGCAGCGCCTGA